The Humulus lupulus chromosome 7, drHumLupu1.1, whole genome shotgun sequence region TTAGAGAAACAAGAAGGGCTCCGGTATAACTTTTCGGTTTTGCTTGAATTATCAGCCTCGGATGATCTTGATGGTTTCAAAAGTGCGGTTGAAGATGAAGCCCGTGATATTGATGAAGCAAGTTTATGGTATGGGAGGAGAATCGGGTCGAAGAAGATGGCGTTTGAAGAGAGGACACCTCTTATGATCGCTGCCATGTTTGGAAGCAAAAGGGTGCTGAAATTTATACTTGAGACAGGTTGTGTTGATGTCAACAGGGCTTGTGGTTCAGACAAGGCCACAGCTCTCCATTGTGCGGCTGCTGGTGCCTCTGCTTGTTCAGCTGAGGTTGCCAAGCTCTTGCTTGCTGCTTCTGCTGATGCCAATTTGCTTAATGCTAATGGAAATCGACCTGGTGACTTGCTTGTGCCGGTTCGTAGTAGCTTGCCCTTCAATATGAGGAAGAAAGCTATGGAAGTGATCCTCAAGGGTGTGGAAGAAACTTCAGGTTTGCCTGATCAAGTTGATGAATCGGAGGATCAAGAGCGACAAGAGTTTTTCAGCCTTCGAGGCTCAAAGGATGGTTTAGAGAAGAAAGAGTATCCTATCGATCTCTCTCTTCCGGACATCAAGAACGGGATTTATAGCACAGATGATTTTAGAATGTATACTTTCAAGATCAAGCCTTGCTCAAGAGCTTACTCACATGACTGGACAGAGTGCCCTTTTGTCCATCCTGGGGAAAACGCCCGGCGGCGTGATCCAAGGAAATACCATTACAGCTGTGTCCCTTGCCCCGAGTTCAGAAAAGGGTCATGCAGGCAGGGTGATGCTTGTGAGTATGCTCATGGTATTTTCGAGTGCTGGCTTCACCCAGCCCAGTACCGTACTCGTCTCTGCAAGGATGAGACTGGATGCCAAAGAAGGGTCTGTTTCTTTGCTCACAAACAAGAAGAACTCCGGCCTTTGTATGCTTCAACTGGTTCTGCTGTGCCTTCACCAAGATCGTATGCTGGCTCCTCTCTCGACATGGGGTCTATTAGCCCCCTTACTCTTGGTTCTCCATCAGTTTTGATACCTCCTTCAACTCCACCCATGACTCCCTCTGGAGCTTCTTCTCCTATGAACATGTGGCAAAACCAATCTAACATTGCACCTCCgaccttgcaactcccagggagCCGGTTGAAATCTGCTATGAGTGCTAGAGATATGGATTTAGATGTTGATTTAATTGGCTTGGAAAGTCATCGCCGCAGGCAGCAGCAGCAGTTGATGGATGAAATATCTGGCATCTCATCTCCCGCAAGCTGGAACAATGGCTTATCATCTGCTTCACCTTTTGCCACTCCAGGCGATCGAACTGGCGAGTTGAGTAGGGTTGGAGGAGTAAAGCCAACTAACCTTGATGACATATATGGATCTTTTGATTCTTCAATTTTGCCTCAGTTACAGGGTCTTTCACTGGACACCACATCATCCCAGCTGCAGTCTCCATCAGGGATTCATATGCGTCAAAACATGAACCAGCAGATGCCTTCAAACTATTCAGTTAGCCTCTCATCATCTCCTGTGAGGACTTCTCCTATGTATGGGGTTGACGCATCTAGTGGAGCAGCAGCAGTCATGAATTCACGAGCTGCTGCCTTTGCAAAGCGGAGCCAGAGCTTTATTGAACGCAGTGCTGTTAATCGTCATTCTGGGCTTTCTTCTCCAGCTAGTTCGAGCATGATGCCCTCCAATCTTTCAGATTGGGGTTCCCCTGATGGAAAATTGGACTGGGGAATCCAGGGAGAAGAGCTGAGCAAGTTGAGAAAATCTGCTTCTTTTGGAATAAGAAGCAGCGGTGGCAGTTATGGCGCAGCCATGGCTGCGTCATCAATGGCAGCAGCAACTGTGGACGAGCCAGATGTGTCGTGGGTTCAATCCTTGGTGGTTGATGCTCCACCCTCAAAGTCTATGCAGTTGAACAGCTTTGAGGAGCAACAACAATGTCATTTTGACAGTGGAACTTCAGAGATGCTCCCAGCTTGGGTGGAGCAGATGTACATGGAGCAGGAGCAGATGGTGGCTTGATCCAAAATCTCCATTGAATTTTTTTTCGTTTGTCATTTTTTAAtttcttattgatattgataaTATTTaggttgaaaaaaggaagaaaaaagtcCCAAGATAATAGAGAAGTTGAGCAGGATGAAAGGTTTCTGCTCATATATTATTTAGGTTCTTAAGAATAACAGGGTTTAGTAATATTAATAGTTTTGATTGTCAACTTCCATTTGATAATCTTTCATGATTGAAACCAGAGATACTGATTGTTAGCGACACTGCGCATTTAAATTGGGTGGGGTTTTTTTAACTTTTCATCAGTCATCATCAATCATGTTTTattatttcttatttttcatgCTCACTTTCTCATTATGTAATATGTACTATTAATCAGCACGTCATCTTTTGCCAAATGCTGTGAATGTGATGGGTTTACTTTCTAGATTTCTGTGTAATGCTTTCGGCATTCTAAAAGGCAAATTGGATTGGAGCACTAACCAAAGAAAATTCTTGCCAAAATCAACTTATTTGGATTTTTGAATCAACTTTTCTTGTTGGGTTATTCTTAGTGGTATGAGCACTAAAACGAAAATAAAGGCAGCAAGGCTTGGCTTGGCTGCTCTGTTCAACTCCAAACGCCCCTTTCTAGCAAAATATTCCCCATTTAATCCTTTTAATCTCCACTGTTTAGAGCATTGATGCTTCATATAAGGAACCTCTCACTAATACTGTTTATTGCTAGTGTGTAGTGACTACTTCAACTTCATACCTTAATTGAGAATGAATATACTATGTGAAATTGTTTGCACCCCAAATTTATTTAAGTCACCTGgccaaaatcatcatcatcatgttATACAACAGTTGTTTTTCTTGGCTCGAACTTTGAGCTCTCACTCAAAAAAGTAAGACAGAAAGGTCAGCCTCTGAATTGGATTCTTTGTTAGATCTTGTATCCAAATTTTGTTAAGAATGGACATGGATGATGGTGGTTGGTGGCCATGGATTTCAAGTGGAGAGTTGCTTAAAAAGTTGTCTAGGTCCAACTTTTATATGGGTCATCCATTATCCATTATCCATTCCATCCATATTCAATATCCATGCATATATCTTTTCCATTTTTCAAACCTTCCATAAAATAATTGATGTAGTCAGAATAATTAGAAGGTTTAtggtgttgtttttattttaaaatgtattaggtttgttattttttttttatttgggtttgttattttattatttactttATGATGTTATCTTTATGAGGTCATTATAAATACCCCTCTTGCTTAACtgtaagacaacttttagaattGACATTTGGAATAAACTTTGGAGAGTTTCACATATTTTGGGGTCCTTGTTTGTCATGGATTTGGCGTGAACATTGCTCAACCATCCAATTCGCTGCACCATTTGGTATTCAGAGCCTCAGTTATTTCCCGAAAGGTACGATAGCTATGAATGGCGATTGGAATTGTTTCAATGTCGAAGAACATGAAGTGGAAGCCTTATGGGCGGGTCAAAAGCTTTGTCAAAATGAAGTTGACAATCCATTCTACCGGAGAGCCGATTACCGAAGGTGGAGTACCCACCAAGGATTGTCTTCTCCATCCTCATATCTAAGGTATTGTCCACCATTTTCATTTTCTTCACTGTATCACAATAAAACCTACCATATTTCTTCACTTTCAACCTTAATCCCACCACCCCCGCCACCAGAAAACAATGACCCATACTTAAACCAGTATACCCAACACACTAATCCAAACCCACTATCTCATCTTCCCCAATCAAGATACACCGAACAACACATTCATTGCCAACATCTTCCAACCTTTCAAACCCATACAATCCAATATGGGAGATCATTTGTACCGACAAGCAACAATCAATTTTCACAAAGCaatttttttacatggttcaagttATTAATTCACCCTAGTCTACGAGTTAATtatattaaagaaaaataacTTGCAAAGCTCAAGTTCTCTAAAGATTTATGTAGCCTTTTTGCATGCACTAAAGTTAGGATGCTTTTACAAGTGATAGCCAAGCCCTATTTATAAGCTGCTGAAGGAGTTAAGCTCATTAATGGGATCTGATTACAACAATCTTCCCATAATGGGATTAATTTACATGTAAATTATGGTTTATTTCCCAAAAGGTAGGTGATGTTGCctaataaactcctaagcggtcacGGTAGTAATTAGATTATGTCGTATTCACAGAGAGGCAAAATACATGCAAAATGAAAGTTCAGTAAATTAGAATTAAGAAACTtggaaataatgtaactttgagaaaaatgattttgtaaaattaaacaCTAAATTAAAAAAGAATTTTAATCAAAAAGAGAAAATGGAAGGCACAAGTTTCATTCatgaaaatacattttttttaataaagttgatTTATTCTACACAACTATAATCCTACACAATTAATTatagttgaaaaatatatataataaaacttaattaaatttACACTAAATTCTAAATTTGAAATCTaccatattatataccttagagcgacaaaatatcAATGACAGAATACAGtaaaaatcatataatataaaaaaaatcctaaattaaatcattagcctaaattacataagaaaaacATGACTAAACTTAAGTAAAATACACCAATAAATTTAGaagaaaaattagaagaaaataaatttaattgaaacaAATATGGAAATGAAGAACATAGAGAAtcaatttattagaaaaataatgtTGAATATAAATTCCataagaaaatttagcctaaaataggcattgcattcactaaaaaatataaaagaaataaaagagaGACAAAATGACAGTTTATTTTTCTCCTCTCAAAATCTGATATTTTGAACTAGCTTtttgctcctatttatagagaaaattttCTCCCAAAACCAGTAAAAATGTGTAATAGAAAATGGGAAAAATGGCTTCAATTCTGATGCAACATGAGACAAGTGGGACATGCGTCACACTCTGATTTGTGGCTTTATTCAAATTGGCCATGTGTTGCTTTGTGAGAAGAGCTCGACAAGGAGTGGGGTAGGCGATTTGGACACTTGGTGTGTGCTGAGCGGCTCGGCAAGGAAGATGGCATGAGTTCGAGGTAGTTGGGGAGACAAGTCCGACACGTGTCGGGCTCTGGAGGTTTCGTGAGGGGAGAGTGTCGGAAAACACATATACACGATCTTGCTTATTATCATGTGATTTCTAATTTAATCAAGCATAGATAGAAATCCTAGAACATGCATTTATTGAAATTAAACTATAAACACAGAGATAAAGTAAATTACTTACTTATGTGCAGTGAAATTAATGagactccaccccttcatcggcTAGGAATTGCCAAGAACTGAAACACGAACGCAACCACAATCTTCCTCGCCAATCTTTGATCAAGCCTAACTAGTGTGGGAaattttctcaacacatgatatagagatctagaaaagaagaagagagagtggttAGAAGTGTGTAATTCTAGGATTAATAATGACTGAGCACCTACAAAAAACTTGTCTCCTAAAAACCCTAGTTATAACATTCTATTTATAGACACATCCATGgacatattttcttaattaaaaaataaaatgtaaataaaaCCCTATCATGGATGATCCACACTATTGTGGTTGGGCTCATGATGTGTGTCTTAAATTTAAAGTCCAATGGACTCAAATTCAAGACcattttatttatacattttataattaaataattaggatAATTCTCATATAGAAGCtccactttaagccctatcggtggggctcttagtgttctcgacccgtgaacaattttctgcgcgatttttttttatgactgtgtatattgtagctatttagagcatcttgcaaattttcagaaaattctgaatagtttacagtaccgaaaactaagttcaaacatattgttgcacgtgtgactaattttttttatgcgcgtggaaaacaacatgtttgaacctaattttcagattgtaaattatttggaattttctgaaaatttgcaggatgctctaaacaactacaatatacacggtcataaaaaaaatcgcgccgaaaactgttcacgggtcgagaacactgaagagccccactggtagggcttaaagtgaagcccctataaaagaattgtcctaaataattatatccttattcaaactaactatttataatttgaaacttgatttaatattatttattattattgaaactaatttttcattattaataaatattgtCCGTGTTTTTATCACTAGACACGTGACAATTAGGAGTAATTAACGACAAGGCAAGACATGATGTCCTCGAGGTGTGGATGTCTCTAGGTGAGGCCACGCCTCGAGGACCATTTTAGAGGTCCTCGCGCCTTCTTCAGTCAGCTGTCCTCCAAGTCTAGGATTCACTCCTCAGGATCTAGAAGAGTTTCCAGATGTCAGTCACTGCGGGTATGAGCCACCAAAAGATCATGTGACAACCTTTTGAAGAGCCTTGAGTAGTGGTGTCAAGTCGTACACTTGAAAATTGACATTTCCCACTACGCCACCTGACATAAAGAAACGTGCATCCGCACCCTAATACTGTCAGATAAATGTTCCTCATAAAGCTGGTAAacaactttctgcaatgggccccatGCAATCTGCCTGGACCATAGTCTCTGTTTAGTgcaaccttttttttttgtattaattcagcatTAGTACCCCGATAATTGGGGGGGGGGGatttgtattaataatacatGATTGACATTACTAACCCCAGCCTCaataaatagggctggggtatctccttgtaaagggtccggatttgagagagagaaactctgtaactcagtgcaatatatacgcttcctgagaaccaccattgaaacttactcaaacaagcttcaatctcactaaataccagagacttgtggactaggacTCTTTTATAgtctgaaccatgtaaaatccttgtgttcttttccAGTATTTTCTTTAAACACTCAGATTatgttgatagcgaaaaagacagtcaacaataAATATGcccaatattttacaataattctcttcttttctctaattcataattcatgtaaatatcacaaaattcatataGTCAATTCGATAttctaaattgataattaaagggaatatactcatttggtaccctgtgtttttgcaaagtatcatttcggtaccctctgttttcaataatgctcatatggtaccttgtattttaaaatcgtacatgtttggtaccctaaactcagatttgatagataaaattttgtcaatatgatcaaactgtcatcagttatatgtaattatgtaattaaattttaatttgtaacttacataattgacagcagtttgattaaattgacaaaattttatctattaaatctgagtttagggtaccaaatatgtacgattttaaaacacagggtaccatatgagcattattgaaaacagagggtaccaaaatgatactttgcaaaaacatagggtaccaaatgagtatattcccataattaaatcaattatttgagacATTTAGACTTGATTTAATCAAAGACGACGTGGGGACCGTGGATCTATGAATACAAGTTACAATTATTTCTTGTGAGTttatttaatcttaggactaatttttttgaacatgtaattacaattataattcaTTATGACCTATTCTATATAATTGTAACTAGTAACACATGTTAAGGATTTTATAGACGtttgtattaaataaataatcatgcaATACACATGAGCAATGCAttgataaacaaaatgattttgtattctttattgataataaaatgtgttacataagaaatatggttttacaagggcataaaacccaacaaactcccacttgcactttgAAAACAAATGACACGTGTCTCTTAAACCTATTCTCCCTACATGCTTCACAAATGTGCTATCTACCAATGTCTTTAtaaaaggatccgccagattgtCTTCTGATGCTATCTTCATTACCTTTACATCGCCTCTTGCCACATATTCTCGGATGATGTGGTACTTCCTCCCTATATGCTTACCCCTCTTGTGGCTctgaggttctttcgaattggcTATCGCCCCATTATTGTCATAATAAAAAATGAGGGGCTTATCCAtgtctggaataacaccaagaacagtatagaacttcctcaaccagactatttccttagctgcttcagacgcagctatgtactcagcctccatggtagaaTATGTAATCGCAAATTACTTAACGCTTCTCCATGTTACaactccaccccaagagtaaacaccattccaaaagtagacttcttgtcattgacatcagtctgaaaaatgaaatcggtgtagcctaacgggttcaaagatccacccgaatagactagcatatagtctctagCTCATCGAAGATAATCATAATGTGTTTGACTGCTACCTAATGTTCCTTTCCAGTGTTTAACTAGTACCTTCTCATAACTCCCACTTCATGGAAGATGTCTGGTCTAGTgcacaacattgcatacattagacttccatttgcagatgcataaggaattcgTCTCATCTCATCTTTTACTTCAGGAGTCTGTggagattgcttctttgaaagatgaattccatgtcAGGATGGCAAACGTCCTTTCATGGAATTTGTCATAGAGAGACACTCAAGCACCTTTTCTACATAGGCTGCttaagatagagctaagagtgTGTTCTTTTTATCTTGAATGATCTGGATACCAATAACATAACtctcttcacccaaatccttcatctggaaatGAGTTCCCAGCTAGTTCTATATGTCTGACAATTTCTTGACATTATTTCCCATGAGCAAGATATCATCTATGTAAATGATTAAGAATACCATAATGTCATTTGCCTTTAGTGTTGGtataaaatgatcaaatcaaaggtacgcagcagAATATATAgatcaattttaataaatattattaccagccatgatcatatacatatataaatattaaataacatACAAAACATATcatggattacctcttgtagtctatcaagtgtccttgaatctttttgtctAAAATTAATGATCTTCCAATCCAgcaatctgaaagctcacaccttgatcttgcggaccaatcctcaaacacacaaggacgtgtgtgggcatgtaggattcaaaatgttaatttatgtgactctctagatgtactcaacacatgagatctatagAGGTTTGACAGAGATAAGGTTtataatagttttcaggttttgagaaaactatcgctttagagagagagagtttatatttttattctaaaaaaataataataaagcttatCTTGATAGTCACGTACTATCAGTcttatataaagatatttaatctaattaaataatctttattttataaaaaatataattaaaattaaaattgatcagatatttacatttaattatttatttaaatcatattaaaaagaataattaaataactgattaaacaaaattatttaaaattcaaaattcaaatctcagggataaaaATCACTGATTTAGGCACTACACACTGTGCAGCAACCTGATCAGGGTTTCCTTGATTttatcatttgtttgtttaatcaatctttaaggcaatatatttatctcaacataaatataagttaattcaaaattaactttattttaaaatatcagttttaaattaaataaatacatatcataatgcaaataagatatttattattctctctcttcatattaatccaaacaagtttaatattaattttaacctatagtttttcaaaataaaaaatatatagttaaataattaattaattcacaattaatcaattacccattgttgacccttgatttggtcaactgacacagagtcaaaacgcttgatgtggatagatgtgttgggatgaatataatgacaaaaacaataaaagacacaagaaattatagtggctCGActccaagatctggtaatgacctatgtccacttaagctattattgatatgagatctcaaaggggtgatcaaagaactagggttctccgagtttcacaaacctgagagagataaacagtacaatcgtaatacaatagccttaattctctcgtaagtatgtaattttaattaagcaaaagccaaaagtcccctccttgagttatttctctctatttataagctcaaggaggattacatgaatcagttacagatattctctcctaaataatcggatactcaggaaatcatgggagataatctcggatatgatcataactgcataagattttctccaataTATCGAGTATATGACCAAGCTGGTTGTATATAAAGTTCAAGCGTTGCGCCATGGAAatctctctggtcgatggtcgaacaggactTCGGCCAGATGTCAGCCATGTGTTGAAAACGCCTGCCACGTCACCCATACCtgtttattggataacatttgccccccaagtttgtttagtgcgaccaacaataaataaaatttagGAAAACAActgttcatatgccccacgaaatctgtcagagccctcgtgcgtttttgaaaaccggGACCTAATTATGTCTAATAAAGCCTTtttagttttcaagaaaccattttgacggcttatacactcccccacgcttcgaaaaagggaaagtcatgattgccactttttgttACACTTTAGCCTCTATAAGTAATCTCCTCATCTCCCTTATAATCTTTTACTCACCATtttttgccaagaactctcaagagcTTTGTTCCGGAGCCCAGAATTTCGAAAATTTCAGACGTCCTGCCGAGGATCTTTCAAACTCAAAGCTTTCATTTTTCTGAATCTCCAACCTTTGCTCAGGTAATTGCTTAGTCTTTTAAACTCTTTGTGATGCCATGCATGCTGCTACTGTGCTCTGAGATTTCttgcgttcttgagtagaaatttgtgaggattttgtataaactgtttgatgcttgatagggtagtgtatttctgctttatataagttaggagttagtttgatagtaaggatcatagatttagggcgtaaaatcgacgaaaaatttcaatttttaggctagttgaaaaactgggtttttcccgccccttaggagttgaaaaagcttcttttcagaaaacattttACTTTcgtttttgatccgtttttcaaactgctagcacaAAACTTAGTGttcggttagaatgctgttggtcgatagacgcgagcaacgttatcccaacttcCCACATAAATTCCCAGgcctgtgcgtcttatctcctcctttgtctgtttgcagttcatatgcaagacccttggggaggagaaagacccattgaagaaGACCTCCTAGCTTAGCTGCTCGAAGGTGAAGAACATCCTTCTACTTTGATACCAGACATTCCTTTCTCTCGCCTTAACCCAAATACTTCTTCAGTTCCAACCCAAAAAATGGCTCGTACCAAAACTaaagctcgaaaaagaaaaactcccatCTCCTCCTGTCAACCTACTGCTGACGCCCCCTCGACTAATGGTCGAGGCAAAAATATTCATGATGCCAATGTGCAAAGGCATGCCTGTCCTCAACATGCTACTCAGCCGGATGTCAAGTGGCATGTTGTCCCTAAGAgtagagtgacgatcaggatgatctccaactacttaaataaatacaaactTAAAGGGGTGACCTTGGTCAAACCTTCCctcgaccaaagggctaacctgcCTGGCAGGGCTTACAGCACCTGGTCGtagtttcacattgaggcaggtgccactttgcctcttcattcattctttcagggggtggccaactacttcggagttgcccccttccaaatcaccccgaACGGTtatagaatgctcgctgcactctatatcctgtatagccagaaaaatTGGCCCGCCtcgtcgccacatgaggtcaacttcctatttgaccttaaatctaaccccaaccaagaaggcacggggtttttccatctttgccatcaggaaaccgggcgtactttcctgactgacactacccatatctccaatgtggggaggtaccaccaggagtatttccttacaccTGACCTGGTCGCAAACAACTTGgctttcacccgaggaggtaaaaactCTCATGCCGCTAGCTTTTTCTCTTGGTGTTTTTCTGCCACAATGTCTTGAATTTTCAAatgtgtttcaggcccatggttgcgaccaatcCCAAcaccagggatggagtcaagggcggaatttttagccagcatgccgaatgctgctaagagtgtcaaaaatttagttacggaggctaaccttaggttggctggcctctggaATCCCCAACCAGTGACGAGTGGACCTTCGGCGAGAGACGCCTTCGCCGAAGTGGCACCCGAGCAGCAGCCCCAACCGTCTCCTTCGCGGAGGAGaacaactggggttacaatcagggaacctgccgccACTCACCGAACGGAGAGGCCCTTGGCTcctaagggaaaaggaaaacaaaaggctgccgagcctaccgaactaTCTGACGACTCGTTGGATGATAACGGTATATTAATCTCGCTTTTAAaccattttccaattccctgtcatctatttgatggggacgaaaaatttaagaatgctccctccttaaattcagatttcttccaggcagtaggtagttcagtaaataatgtagaGACCAATAGTTGCAgtgcgggtactttacttgtaatcctttttcTTTCATTCTTTTACCCTGCGCGACTATTTAGTCTTACTGTTCGCGTTGTTTTgttttgtgcagatatggactcCGATGATGTCTTTGAGCATTACAAGGCTGCTGCTACTTCTTCTGGCCAGAAGAAAGATAACAAGAGGGCTCGGTGGGAGAGCAACAAGACtccctcaaagaaggctcgaattgACGATCCTTCAATTGCTACCCCCTCGAAGGAGAACTCTCCACCTCCACCACCCTCCGAGCAGCCGACCAACATCCTACTCCTAAGGCTCCTAGTAGGGAGGCACTGAACACccagcccgaaggctccctgcccagcctcgTGGTTAGCTCTgctagggagaggatatacaaactctcTAAGCATAAACATAGCCAGGCAGCCATTACTGACACCGCCTCTATGGAGGCCGATCAAGTCCTCAATAGAGGGCTGgatgagatagttagcgtaagtcaatTCCTGCTGCTATAACATTTATCTTTGATTTCCCTTCTTTACTTCATACATCCTTTTTTATTTGTTTTCAGGGGCTGCTGACTTTAAttgctggctggcgccgtactGGGGCGCTGGTGTCTCGGGGAAgaaactttgactccaggcttgccgagACTAAGCAGGCACTCGAGGTTGCAAACATCGAGCTTGCTAAACAGAATGGtgagctgctcgaggagaagatgGAGCTGTCCAGGCAGAAAGAGAAACTGCTCGAGGACAAAGCTAATCTGACTCAGGAGCTGCTGGCTACCCGGGACaccttgaagaaagccaatgaGACCAAGGAAAAGTTCAAGGAAAGCGCCAAGCTCAACTACCAAGAATCTGTGCAG contains the following coding sequences:
- the LOC133791653 gene encoding zinc finger CCCH domain-containing protein 66-like isoform X2, translated to MEGELEKQEGLRYNFSVLLELSASDDLDGFKSAVEDEARDIDEASLWYGRRIGSKKMAFEERTPLMIAAMFGSKRVLKFILETGCVDVNRACGSDKATALHCAAAGASACSAEVAKLLLAASADANLLNANGNRPGDLLVPVRSSLPFNMRKKAMEVILKGVEETSGLPDQVDESEDQERQEFFSLRGSKDGLEKKEYPIDLSLPDIKNGIYSTDDFRMYTFKIKPCSRAYSHDWTECPFVHPGENARRRDPRKYHYSCVPCPEFRKGSCRQGDACEYAHGIFECWLHPAQYRTRLCKDETGCQRRVCFFAHKQEELRPLYASTGSAVPSPRSYAGSSLDMGSISPLTLGSPSVLIPPSTPPMTPSGASSPMNMWQNQSNIAPPTLQLPGSRLKSAMSARDMDLDVDLIGLESHRRRQQQQLMDEISGISSPASWNNGLSSASPFATPGDRTGELSRVGGVKPTNLDDIYGSFDSSILPQLQGLSLDTTSSQLQSPSGIHMRQNMNQQMPSNYSVSLSSSPVRTSPMYGVDASSGAAAVMNSRAAAFAKRSQSFIERSAVNRHSGLSSPASSSMMPSNLSDWGSPDGKLDWGIQGEELSKLRKSASFGIRSSGGSYGAAMAASSMAAATVDEPDVSWVQSLVVDAPPSKSMQLNSFEEQQQCHFDSGTSEMLPAWVEQMYMEQEQMVA
- the LOC133791653 gene encoding zinc finger CCCH domain-containing protein 66-like isoform X1, coding for MCSGSKRKPADAGLIMEGELEKQEGLRYNFSVLLELSASDDLDGFKSAVEDEARDIDEASLWYGRRIGSKKMAFEERTPLMIAAMFGSKRVLKFILETGCVDVNRACGSDKATALHCAAAGASACSAEVAKLLLAASADANLLNANGNRPGDLLVPVRSSLPFNMRKKAMEVILKGVEETSGLPDQVDESEDQERQEFFSLRGSKDGLEKKEYPIDLSLPDIKNGIYSTDDFRMYTFKIKPCSRAYSHDWTECPFVHPGENARRRDPRKYHYSCVPCPEFRKGSCRQGDACEYAHGIFECWLHPAQYRTRLCKDETGCQRRVCFFAHKQEELRPLYASTGSAVPSPRSYAGSSLDMGSISPLTLGSPSVLIPPSTPPMTPSGASSPMNMWQNQSNIAPPTLQLPGSRLKSAMSARDMDLDVDLIGLESHRRRQQQQLMDEISGISSPASWNNGLSSASPFATPGDRTGELSRVGGVKPTNLDDIYGSFDSSILPQLQGLSLDTTSSQLQSPSGIHMRQNMNQQMPSNYSVSLSSSPVRTSPMYGVDASSGAAAVMNSRAAAFAKRSQSFIERSAVNRHSGLSSPASSSMMPSNLSDWGSPDGKLDWGIQGEELSKLRKSASFGIRSSGGSYGAAMAASSMAAATVDEPDVSWVQSLVVDAPPSKSMQLNSFEEQQQCHFDSGTSEMLPAWVEQMYMEQEQMVA